GAGTCGAGCTTCTCCTTGTTGTAGCTCATCTGGTTCTCGAGATAGTTCGAGGCGTTGCCGAAGGTGTTCAGGGCCGTGTTCACAGCCGACATGGTGGTCGTGAAATCTCCAGTGGCCGCGAGGGCCGAGGCGGCGCCGGCCGCGTCCGTCGGCGCCGCGGCGACCACCAGGGTGCTCGCGCCCTCGACCGCCGTCAGGGTGTAGAGCGTCGCCCGCTCGTTGCGGGTCGTGGCGATGTCACCCCCGCCCGCGGCCGTGGAGGTGGTGAGCAGGGTCCGGCCGTTATAGGTGGCGTCCGTGACGAAGTTCTGCACCTGGGTGCGGATGGACTCGTACTGCGACTGGTACTGGGAGCGCTGGCTGTCCGAGAGGGTACCGTCGGCGAGCTTCACCAGCACGCCGCGGAGCTCCGTCATGGATTCCGAGACCTTGTTCAGGCCGGCCAGCGTCGTGTCCAGGATGCCCTGGACGCTGCCCATCTGCTCATTGGCGGAGGTGAGGCCGGCGATGTCCGCCCGCACGCTCTGGGCCACGGCGAAGGCCGCGCCGTCATCCTTCGCGTCGGAGACGCGGTAGCCCGTTGAGATGCGCTTTTGCGTCGCGTTCAGCATGTCGTTGGTGCGGTTCATCGACTGCAGCGCGACCTGCGCGCCGAGGTTCGTGTTGACCGAGTTCATCGCCATCGGGGTCTTCCCTTCGCGTTGGCGGGTCATCCGCCCTCAGGAGAAGAGTGACTCGGAGGCGTGAAGGAAGGGCTAACGGCCCGGGCCCTTCATTCCGCGGCCGGCCCGTCCTGGCGGCTCGGAACAGGGGAGCCCCGGAATCAGAAGGCCCCGGCACTGGGCCGGGGCCTTCCATCACCTTAACGGACGATTGACGGGTGTGCCCCGATCACTCGCCCTTGTACTGCACGGCCTGGCGGCCGCGCTGGCCGTCCCGCACGTCCAGCGCCACCTTCTGGCCCTGCTGCACGTCCTGCACGCCGGCGCGCTGGAGGACGGAGGAGTGCAGGAACACGTCCTGGCCGCCATCGTCGGGGGTCACGAAGCCGAAGCCGCGGACCTGGTCGAACCACTTCACGGTGCCGTTCACGGCGTAGGTCGGGCCGCCCTCGTCACGGCCGAAGTCGCGGCGCGGCGGGCGGTCGCCGCCGCCACCGCCGAACTCGCGGCGCGGGGCGCCGAAGCCGCCGCCACCACCGCCGAAGCCGCCACCACCGCCGAACTCGCGGCGCGGCGGACGATCCCCGAAGCCGCCGCCGCCACCACCGAAGTCACGACGCGGCGGACGGTCCCCGAAGCCGCCACCGCCGAAGTCACGGCGCGGCGGGCGATCCCCGAAGCCACCGCCGCCACCACCGAAATCACGACGCGGCGGACGATCCCCGAAGCCACCGCCACCGCCGGCGCCGCCGCCCGGGCCGGGCTTCAGCTCCACGATGCGGGTCACCAGGCGGCG
This genomic window from Pararoseomonas sp. SCSIO 73927 contains:
- a CDS encoding flagellin, translating into MAMNSVNTNLGAQVALQSMNRTNDMLNATQKRISTGYRVSDAKDDGAAFAVAQSVRADIAGLTSANEQMGSVQGILDTTLAGLNKVSESMTELRGVLVKLADGTLSDSQRSQYQSQYESIRTQVQNFVTDATYNGRTLLTTSTAAGGGDIATTRNERATLYTLTAVEGASTLVVAAAPTDAAGAASALAATGDFTTTMSAVNTALNTFGNASNYLENQMSYNKEKLDSLNTGLGSLIDADLAKESAALQALQIKQQLGTQALGIANQSPQGLLSLFRG
- a CDS encoding cold shock domain-containing protein, yielding MFPENESQGGTGPVEAEVKWYNGRKGFGFVLGPDGQDVFFHASAMAEAGIQSADTGDKLVCEIGTDRQGRRLVTRIVELKPGPGGGAGGGGGFGDRPPRRDFGGGGGGFGDRPPRRDFGGGGFGDRPPRRDFGGGGGGFGDRPPRREFGGGGGFGGGGGGFGAPRREFGGGGGDRPPRRDFGRDEGGPTYAVNGTVKWFDQVRGFGFVTPDDGGQDVFLHSSVLQRAGVQDVQQGQKVALDVRDGQRGRQAVQYKGE